The Cygnus atratus isolate AKBS03 ecotype Queensland, Australia chromosome 12, CAtr_DNAZoo_HiC_assembly, whole genome shotgun sequence genome has a segment encoding these proteins:
- the LOC118246330 gene encoding histamine H3 receptor-like, producing the protein MGQEAPWLNHSGSPRAGGDACAGDGQRPGPFSAAAAALLAALMGLLVLATVLGNALVILAFVVDRSLRSHGNFFFLNLAIADLLVGGFCIPLYIPYVLTGEWRLGRGLCKLWLVVDYLVCTASVFNIVLISFDRFISVTKAVSYRAQKGMTRNAILKMIIVWIAAFLLYGPAILSWEYIAQKSILPEGECHAEFFYNWYFLMIASTIEFFTPFITVTYFNLSIYLNIRKRTSHRNENISPGQEDYEMSFQGKKREHTIFFVKPSNRHKHEKRASSLSPPIKAPRLRLHKLDNQSLNLNVNQDLPPLQVDVETKPRKNNFYKTAENICNITTRVDIANTMANRFRLSRDKRVAKSLAIIVCVFGLCWAPYTLLMIIRAACHGHCVLHSLYETSFWLLWVNSAINPILYPLCHMSFRKAFIKLLCPGKAKIHPHIFM; encoded by the exons ATGGGCCAGGAGGCGCCGTGGCTCAACCACTCGGGCAGCCCGCGGGCAGGGGGCGATGCCTGCGCGGGGGACGGGCAGCGCCCCGGGCCCTTCTCCGCCGCTGCCGCTGCGCTGCTGGCGGCGCTcatggggctgctggtgctggccacGGTGCTGGGCAATGCCCTGGTCATCCTGGCCTTCGTGGTGGACCGGAGTCTCCGCAGCCACGGCAACTTCTTCTTCCTCAACCTGGCCATCGCCGACCTGCTGGTGG GCGGCTTCTGCATCCCCCTCTACATCCCCTACGTGCTGACAGGAGAGTGGAGGCTCGGCCGGGGCTTGTGCAAGCTGTGGCTGGTGGTGGACTACCTGGTGTGCACTGCCTCGGTCTTCAACATCGTCCTTATCAGCTTCGACAGGTTCATCTCCGTCACCAAGGCG GTGAGTTACAGGGCACAGAAAGGGATGACCAGAAACGCAATATTGAAGATGATCATTGTATGgattgctgcttttcttctctacGGTCCAGCCATTCTCAGCTGGGAGTACATTGCCCAAAAGAGCATCCTCCCTGAAGGAGAATGTCATGCAGAATTCTTCTACAACTGGTATTTCCTAATGATTGCCTCTACCATTGAATTCTTTACACCCTTCATCACCGTTACATACTTTAACTTAAGTATTTACCTCAACATTAGGAAACGCACAtcccacagaaatgaaaacatatcACCTGGTCAAGAGGACTATGAAATGagtttccaagggaaaaaaagggagcaCACCATATTTTTTGTAAAACCTTCTAACAGACACAAACATGAGAAGAGAGCAAGCAGCCTTTCTCCCCCCATAAAGGCTCCACGGCTCAGACTACATAAGCTTGACAATCAGTCGTTAAATCTGAATGTCAATCAAGACCTTCCACCACTTCAGGTGGATGTTGAGACCAAGCCTCGTAAGAACAATTTctataaaactgcagaaaacataTGCAACATCACCACCAGAGTGGACATTGCTAACACTATGGCAAATAGATTTAGACTTTCCCGGGATAAAAGAGTAGCAAAGTCTTTAGCAATTATTGTCTGTGTGTTTGGTTTGTGCTGGGCACCATATACGCTTTTGATGATCATCAGAGCAGCTTGTCATGGGCACTGTGTGCTACATTCACTCTATGAGACTTCATTTTGGCTTTTGTGGGTGAATTCAGCCATTAACCCTATTCTATACCCTCTGTGCCACATGAGCTTTAGGAAAGCCTTTATAAAACTCCTGTGCCCAGGAAAAGCCAAAATCCATCCtcatatttttatgtga